The DNA window TAAAGGTGGGACTATCCATGAAATTACAGAGGTTTTAGATGATTAAAGAATGGTCAGATGAAGCTTGGGAAGAATTTTTAGAACAAGTAAAAAAAGATAGAAATTTTTTAAAGAGAATAGAAAAAATTTTAAAAGATATTGAAAGAAATGGATATATTGGAATAGGAAAGCCTGAACCTTTAAAATATGGATTTTCTGGTTATTAGAGTAGGAGAATTGATAGTTATAATAGGATTGTCTATAAGATTGAAAATAATGTATTGAAAATAGCTCAATGTGGATTGCATTATGATGAATAAATTTTAAGGAGTTATAGATAAAATTATGTTAAAAACAAGAGATAATACCTTTACTTTTAATGAAGAAGAAAATGTATATATGAGGCATCTTTCTATTTGGAATAAAGAAACAGAAGTTCATTTCTGGGGTGTTATTAATAGAGATTATGAAAAAAATTTTGAAAAGAAATTAAATTGGCTTGAAGAAAATAGATTATCTATAATAGATAAATTTATTGAAGAAGATGATGTTTTTAACTCAATTAATCAAATGATTGTAGGTAAAGAATTAGAAATTAGTAATCAAAAAATTCTTGATAAAATAACAGAGGAAGATTTTAAAAATTCCTTTTATATTAAACTTGTTAATTTTGAGTTTTTAGAAAATTCTATCACCATTGATTTGTACATGGGAACTGAGCCAGATTATCTTATGGGACATTTTGTTAATATAAAAATTACAAATGATTTCAATATAGAACTACATTATACTTATATACTTCCCTCTTTGATTAATCAAGCAATTCAAAGAAATTTAAAAAAACCTTGGAAAAAAGAAGATAAAATACTTATTTTCCCTTATATTAGGAAATATTAAAATAAATTTAGTAGAGGTTTAATTATGGCAGTAATAATTTCTTATGAAAGAAATGGAAAAACAATAAGATAAACCAAGAATATGGGTAGATTTTAATGAAACTTGTGCAGATGATTTATACTTTCTATCTCAGGTTGATATTATCAGAGATTCAAATAGAAATGAAATAGAATTGACTGAAAATATGGAAATTTCAATTTTTGATTTTGATTTAGATGAAAATGACAATCCTGATAATCTTTTAGCTGATGGTATTGCCATTTTAAATAACACAGAAAAATATTCTAATATAAAATGGCTTGTAAAAATAATTCCTAATAAGAAATATGGAAAATTCTATTGGTTGTCAGACACTAGGAAATAATAAAAGAGTTGCTATAAATAATATGACTTTATAGCAACTTCTTAAAATTCATAATGTTTCCACATGCTAATAATATTTATTCTCTTCTTTTCTTCAATAACTTCATATACAAGTCTATGCTGTTTATTAATTCTCCTTGAATAGTAATCTTTAAGGTCACCTATCAAAATTTCATAAGGAGGTGGTGTTTGAAAAGGATTTTTCTTAATAAGATTTATTAACTTATCTACATTCTTTTTTAATGCTGGAAATTGTTTTATATTTTCTTTATCTTTACTAGCTTTCTTTAAAATATAAACTTCATATTCTTCTTCTACCATTCAAACACCTCATAATCTTCATCAGTAGCATTTTTAGCAACTTCTAATTTCTCTCTCATTGTAGGGTCTGACAATAAATATAAAGTTTCTAATAAACCATTGTATTCAGCTTCACTTATTATAATAACATTTCCCTTTTTTGTATTTACATTTATAATATCATTATACTCAATAGTAGAATCTAAATAAGAAAATAAGTTTTTTCTCAAATTTGTAGCATTTGTATTTGTCATAATATCAACTCCTTCTTATATGT is part of the Fusobacterium nucleatum genome and encodes:
- a CDS encoding type II toxin-antitoxin system Phd/YefM family antitoxin yields the protein MTNTNATNLRKNLFSYLDSTIEYNDIINVNTKKGNVIIISEAEYNGLLETLYLLSDPTMREKLEVAKNATDEDYEVFEW
- a CDS encoding Txe/YoeB family addiction module toxin — encoded protein: MVEEEYEVYILKKASKDKENIKQFPALKKNVDKLINLIKKNPFQTPPPYEILIGDLKDYYSRRINKQHRLVYEVIEEKKRINIISMWKHYEF